In one window of Eggerthella guodeyinii DNA:
- a CDS encoding YfcC family protein, whose protein sequence is MSTEAALPTSTASPKEDPPKKKRKLSFPTAFTILFALTIVAVAATWFVPAGQYAKLAYNPDADTLQITSPQGEVSEIPATQEELDAIGVNIGIDQFTSGALSKPISVPNTYERLEQQPKGIADITVSMVSGTVEAADIMVFILVLGGLIGVVNASGAFESGLMALTKKTKGHEFLLVFLVSALMVLGGTTCGLEEEAVAFYPILVPIFLALGYDSIICVGAIFLAGSMGTTFSTINPFSVVIASNAAGVNFTQGIEWRIAGCIVGAVVVIAYLYWYSRKIKADPTFSYTYEDREKFAKLYNVETGETKEARKSGFTLKKKAILVLFVAAFPIMVWGVVSQGWWFPQMAASFLAIAIIIMFLSGIAEKKVVDAFIHGASSLVGVSLIIGLARGINLIMEQGLISDTLLFWSSGLVQGMTGPIFIIVMMFIFFLLGFVVPSSSGLAVLSMPIMAPLADTVGIPRSVVVCAYQWGQYAMLYLAPTGLVLATLTMLDMKYSKWLKFVWPMVLFVLIFGGILLVVQVLVYGAA, encoded by the coding sequence ATGTCGACGGAAGCCGCACTGCCCACCAGCACCGCCTCGCCCAAGGAGGACCCGCCCAAGAAGAAGAGGAAGCTCAGCTTCCCCACCGCGTTCACCATCCTGTTCGCGCTCACCATCGTCGCGGTGGCCGCCACCTGGTTCGTGCCGGCGGGCCAGTACGCGAAGCTGGCGTACAACCCCGACGCGGACACGCTGCAGATCACGAGCCCGCAAGGCGAGGTCAGCGAGATCCCGGCCACCCAGGAGGAGCTCGACGCCATCGGCGTGAACATCGGCATCGACCAGTTCACGTCCGGCGCGCTGTCCAAGCCCATCTCGGTGCCCAACACCTACGAGCGCCTGGAGCAGCAGCCCAAGGGCATCGCCGACATCACGGTGAGCATGGTGTCGGGCACGGTGGAGGCCGCCGACATCATGGTGTTCATCCTCGTGCTGGGCGGCCTCATCGGCGTCGTGAACGCGAGCGGCGCGTTCGAGTCGGGCCTCATGGCCCTCACGAAGAAGACGAAGGGCCACGAGTTCCTGCTCGTGTTCCTCGTGAGCGCCCTCATGGTCCTCGGCGGCACCACCTGCGGCCTCGAGGAGGAGGCCGTGGCCTTCTATCCCATCCTCGTGCCCATATTCCTGGCGCTCGGCTACGACTCCATCATCTGCGTGGGCGCCATCTTCCTGGCCGGCTCGATGGGCACGACGTTCTCCACCATCAACCCGTTCTCCGTGGTCATCGCCTCGAACGCGGCGGGCGTGAACTTCACGCAGGGCATCGAATGGCGTATCGCCGGCTGCATCGTGGGCGCCGTCGTGGTCATCGCCTACCTCTATTGGTACAGCCGCAAGATCAAGGCCGACCCGACGTTCTCCTACACCTACGAGGACCGCGAGAAGTTCGCGAAGCTGTACAACGTGGAGACGGGGGAGACGAAAGAGGCCAGGAAGAGCGGCTTCACGCTGAAGAAGAAGGCCATCCTCGTGCTGTTCGTGGCGGCGTTCCCCATCATGGTGTGGGGCGTCGTGAGCCAGGGCTGGTGGTTCCCTCAGATGGCGGCATCGTTTCTGGCCATCGCGATCATCATCATGTTCCTGTCGGGCATCGCCGAGAAGAAGGTGGTGGACGCGTTCATCCACGGCGCGTCGAGCCTCGTGGGCGTGTCGCTCATCATCGGGCTCGCGCGCGGCATCAACCTCATCATGGAGCAGGGGCTCATCTCCGACACGCTGCTGTTCTGGTCGTCGGGCCTCGTGCAGGGCATGACCGGCCCCATCTTCATCATCGTCATGATGTTCATCTTCTTCCTGCTGGGCTTCGTGGTGCCCTCGTCGTCGGGCTTGGCCGTGCTGTCCATGCCCATCATGGCGCCCCTGGCCGACACCGTGGGCATCCCGCGCTCGGTGGTGGTGTGCGCCTACCAGTGGGGCCAGTACGCCATGCTCTACCTCGCGCCCACCGGCCTCGTGCTGGCCACGCTCACCATGCTGGACATGAAGTACTCCAAGTGGCTCAAGTTCGTGTGGCCCATGGTGCTGTTCGTGCTCATCTTCGGCGGCATCCTGCTGGTGGTCCAGGTGCTGGTGTACGGAGCCGCGTAA
- a CDS encoding helix-turn-helix transcriptional regulator, whose amino-acid sequence MDLGLGLFYYTLIVLLAVILTAATCLASYLVTRNKAYRYAFAGFLFYFFDVALVFQDDFLMQRAAESSASPFFIGSPVASILIGGGALVSFWLVLCEYLEERRPAVRYVPGAVFALASAAVLLLVPAGNGQEFLFYSMREALLYAMLVYLAARYIGTRDDVLRLRMRRHRALYGALWALVTCVLLENVVFLLIIDPHVAGGQALPFFPERNFAENALVLCCAFAACTGAWRNLSLRRAEPPTQGGASLETFIDQNLVAYAAARQLSKREAEVLRLVLLGKDNQNIATSMHLAPSTVKVHMHHILQKAERSNRKELIQDFWEFS is encoded by the coding sequence ATGGATCTGGGGCTCGGGCTTTTCTACTACACGCTCATCGTGCTGCTGGCCGTCATCCTGACGGCGGCGACGTGCCTCGCCTCGTACTTGGTGACGCGCAACAAGGCGTACCGCTACGCGTTCGCCGGCTTCCTGTTCTACTTCTTCGACGTGGCGCTCGTGTTCCAGGACGACTTCCTCATGCAGCGCGCGGCCGAATCGTCCGCCTCCCCCTTCTTCATCGGCAGCCCCGTGGCCTCCATCCTCATCGGCGGCGGCGCGCTCGTGTCGTTCTGGCTCGTGCTGTGCGAGTACCTGGAGGAGCGCAGGCCCGCGGTGCGCTACGTCCCGGGCGCCGTGTTCGCGCTGGCGAGCGCCGCCGTGCTGCTGCTCGTGCCCGCGGGCAACGGCCAGGAGTTCCTGTTCTACAGCATGCGCGAGGCTCTGCTGTACGCGATGCTCGTCTACCTCGCCGCCCGCTACATCGGCACGCGCGACGACGTGCTGCGGCTGCGCATGCGCCGCCACCGCGCGCTGTACGGCGCGCTGTGGGCGCTCGTCACGTGCGTGCTGCTGGAGAACGTCGTGTTCCTGCTGATCATCGACCCGCACGTGGCCGGGGGCCAGGCGCTGCCCTTCTTCCCCGAGCGCAACTTCGCCGAGAACGCGCTCGTGCTGTGCTGCGCGTTCGCGGCCTGCACGGGCGCGTGGAGGAACCTGTCGCTGCGGCGCGCCGAGCCGCCCACGCAGGGCGGCGCGTCGCTCGAGACGTTCATCGACCAGAACCTCGTGGCCTACGCGGCGGCGCGCCAGCTGTCGAAGCGCGAGGCCGAGGTGCTCAGGCTCGTGCTGCTGGGCAAGGACAACCAGAACATCGCCACCTCCATGCACCTCGCGCCGAGCACCGTCAAGGTGCACATGCACCACATCCTCCAGAAGGCCGAGCGCTCGAACCGCAAGGAGCTCATCCAGGATTTTTGGGAATTCTCCTAG
- a CDS encoding RNA polymerase sigma factor — protein sequence MRKRQPDSEAERLVRTYADLILRLSYTYLKSTHDAEDICQNVLIKLLQGGRAFESAEHERAWVVRTTANACKDVLRSGRRRTSVALDAAAEAAAPEAPDDDVLDAVMALPQAYREALYLHYYEGYTAREIAQMTGRTEDAVAAHLSRGRAKLRAALEGADDDR from the coding sequence ATGCGCAAGCGACAACCCGATAGCGAAGCGGAGCGGCTCGTGCGCACGTACGCCGACCTCATCCTGCGCCTGAGCTACACGTACCTCAAGTCCACGCACGACGCGGAGGACATCTGCCAGAACGTGCTGATCAAGCTGCTGCAGGGCGGGCGCGCGTTCGAGAGCGCCGAGCACGAGCGCGCCTGGGTGGTGCGCACGACGGCGAACGCCTGCAAGGACGTGCTGCGCAGCGGGCGGCGGCGCACGTCGGTGGCGCTCGACGCCGCGGCCGAGGCCGCCGCGCCCGAAGCGCCGGACGACGACGTGCTGGACGCGGTGATGGCGTTGCCGCAAGCGTACCGGGAGGCCCTGTACCTGCACTACTACGAAGGGTACACGGCGCGCGAGATCGCGCAGATGACCGGCCGCACCGAAGACGCCGTCGCAGCGCATCTGAGCCGCGGGCGCGCCAAGCTGCGCGCCGCGCTGGAAGGAGCCGACGATGATCGATGA
- a CDS encoding DUF4179 domain-containing protein, whose protein sequence is MIDEYRKALDELRFSPEAARRLAQAVEAAAAPERPRRTSRRTRTLAIAAAAAVLALVVGCTAYASGMLERQKPAKAETPPATEVVDGIGRPVAQASSNGVTVTAEAVVGDWSNYVVVLTVAKDDGTAFEGIRENEDGTLALTFGNLATVTIDGAPSRGTTSYFFDADPDDNAIQFVKASTIDTHGGGSFLGKPVRVKLLDLMALDEDGEARTLVEGAWRMSFLANCADLSRNVPAGQTFAFDEGTATINAITISPLSLSVDLMIDFPIEVNPIGFDTPQSKRLQSLPLTVNMKDGTVVDATQKSGGAVEVREYATVAGKSLMFDRFLDLDEVASITVGSVDIPMP, encoded by the coding sequence ATGATCGATGAGTACCGGAAAGCCCTCGACGAGCTGCGGTTCTCCCCCGAGGCTGCGCGGCGCCTGGCGCAGGCCGTCGAGGCCGCGGCCGCGCCCGAGCGGCCCCGCCGCACGTCCCGCCGAACCCGCACCCTCGCGATAGCCGCGGCCGCCGCCGTCCTCGCCCTCGTGGTCGGCTGCACGGCGTACGCCTCCGGGATGCTGGAGCGCCAGAAGCCCGCGAAGGCGGAAACGCCTCCGGCTACCGAGGTGGTCGACGGCATCGGACGCCCCGTCGCGCAGGCGTCCTCGAACGGCGTCACCGTCACCGCCGAGGCCGTCGTGGGCGATTGGTCCAACTACGTCGTCGTGCTGACCGTCGCGAAGGACGACGGCACGGCGTTCGAGGGTATCCGGGAGAACGAGGACGGCACGCTGGCGCTTACGTTCGGGAACCTGGCCACCGTCACGATCGACGGGGCTCCGTCGCGCGGCACCACCTCGTACTTCTTCGACGCCGATCCCGACGACAACGCCATCCAGTTCGTGAAGGCGAGCACCATCGACACGCACGGCGGCGGCAGCTTCCTCGGCAAGCCCGTGCGCGTGAAGCTGCTCGACCTCATGGCGCTCGACGAGGACGGCGAGGCGCGAACCCTCGTGGAAGGCGCTTGGAGGATGAGCTTCCTCGCCAACTGCGCCGACCTGTCGAGAAACGTGCCGGCTGGCCAGACGTTCGCGTTCGACGAGGGCACCGCCACGATCAACGCGATCACGATCTCGCCGTTGAGCCTGTCGGTCGACCTGATGATCGACTTCCCGATCGAGGTGAACCCGATCGGCTTCGACACGCCGCAATCGAAGCGCTTGCAAAGCCTGCCCCTGACGGTGAACATGAAGGACGGCACCGTCGTCGACGCGACGCAGAAAAGCGGCGGCGCGGTCGAGGTGCGGGAGTATGCGACGGTCGCCGGCAAGTCCCTGATGTTCGACCGGTTCCTCGACCTCGACGAGGTGGCGTCGATCACGGTCGGGAGCGTGGATATCCCGATGCCGTGA
- a CDS encoding GlsB/YeaQ/YmgE family stress response membrane protein — protein MSIIVWIIIGGLAGWIANMIMKTDGSLIKNIVTGIVGALIGGFVMSFFGAAGFTGFNLWSFLVALIGSVILIAIINVLTGKRA, from the coding sequence ATGAGCATCATCGTATGGATCATCATCGGCGGCTTGGCCGGTTGGATCGCGAACATGATCATGAAGACGGACGGCAGCCTCATCAAGAACATCGTGACGGGCATCGTCGGCGCCCTTATCGGCGGTTTCGTCATGAGCTTCTTCGGCGCCGCAGGGTTCACCGGGTTCAACCTCTGGTCGTTCCTCGTCGCGCTGATCGGCTCGGTGATCCTGATCGCCATCATCAACGTGCTGACCGGCAAGCGCGCCTAG
- a CDS encoding RidA family protein, whose amino-acid sequence MSGDNVVLARNTEEAPQSDRHAQTVAFSHYNNISAQLPIDPETGELVEGGIFEQAEQCFENLEAIVESIDHSLNDVARITVFVRDIRDLVAVDEVYRAFFTTYVPARTVMAVAALPMDALVQVEALLTNGEGTIPNEPQAGDLVKYVNNTHNAPYDALSSQTVAFSHYNNVTAQLPIDPVSNQIVVGGVAEQAAQCLKNIKAILTSIDVPFDDIVKVTVFLKNLSDLDAVNDVYTRFFPDSGIARAVAYVPARTVVEVAELPMHALVQIEAVVSHGDGTPPQEVEARHGLIIEANDTDAAPTSPLSTQSVAFSHYNNISAQLGVDAASGKLVAGGVAEQAEQACKNIKAIIENVDHTMEDAVKVNVYLKNIDDLAAVEDVCARYFTGAPAFRAVGTAALPMDALVQIDAIFGNAEGTPPVK is encoded by the coding sequence ATGAGCGGTGATAACGTAGTTTTGGCTCGTAACACGGAAGAGGCCCCGCAGAGCGACCGTCATGCGCAGACCGTGGCGTTCTCGCACTACAACAACATCTCGGCCCAGCTTCCCATCGACCCCGAGACCGGCGAGCTCGTCGAGGGCGGCATCTTCGAGCAGGCCGAGCAGTGCTTCGAGAACCTCGAGGCCATCGTCGAGAGCATCGACCACTCCTTGAACGACGTCGCCAGGATCACCGTCTTCGTGCGCGACATCCGCGACCTGGTGGCCGTCGACGAGGTGTACCGCGCCTTCTTCACCACCTACGTTCCCGCCCGCACGGTCATGGCCGTCGCGGCCCTGCCGATGGACGCGCTCGTGCAGGTGGAGGCGCTCCTGACCAACGGCGAGGGCACCATCCCCAACGAGCCGCAGGCCGGCGACCTCGTGAAGTACGTGAACAACACGCACAACGCCCCCTACGACGCCCTGTCCTCCCAGACCGTGGCCTTCTCGCACTACAACAACGTCACCGCGCAGCTGCCCATCGACCCCGTGTCGAACCAGATCGTGGTCGGCGGCGTGGCCGAGCAGGCCGCGCAGTGCCTGAAGAACATCAAGGCGATCCTCACGAGCATCGACGTCCCGTTCGACGACATCGTCAAGGTCACCGTCTTCCTGAAGAACCTCTCCGACCTCGACGCCGTGAACGACGTGTACACGCGCTTCTTCCCGGATTCGGGCATCGCCCGCGCCGTGGCCTACGTGCCCGCCCGCACGGTGGTCGAGGTCGCCGAGCTGCCGATGCACGCGCTCGTGCAGATCGAGGCCGTGGTGTCGCACGGCGACGGCACGCCGCCGCAGGAAGTGGAAGCCCGTCACGGCCTCATCATCGAGGCGAACGACACCGACGCGGCCCCCACGAGCCCGCTCTCCACGCAGAGCGTCGCCTTCTCGCACTACAACAACATCTCGGCGCAGCTGGGCGTCGACGCCGCGTCGGGCAAGCTCGTCGCCGGCGGCGTTGCCGAGCAGGCCGAGCAGGCGTGCAAGAACATCAAGGCCATCATCGAGAACGTCGACCACACGATGGAAGACGCCGTCAAGGTGAACGTCTACCTGAAGAACATCGACGACCTCGCCGCCGTCGAGGACGTGTGCGCCCGCTACTTCACCGGCGCTCCCGCGTTCCGCGCGGTGGGCACCGCGGCGCTCCCGATGGACGCGCTCGTGCAGATCGACGCGATCTTCGGCAACGCCGAGGGCACCCCGCCGGTCAAGTAA
- a CDS encoding helix-turn-helix domain-containing protein, with translation MDTRKDRLRFGQRVRERREEQSLSQRKLALMIGMDNTYLGRIEAGRCSLSIDTMSRIASALDVEIRELF, from the coding sequence ATGGATACCAGAAAGGACAGATTGAGGTTCGGTCAGCGCGTGAGAGAGCGTAGGGAAGAACAAAGCCTCTCCCAAAGGAAGCTCGCGCTTATGATCGGCATGGACAACACCTATCTTGGCCGCATCGAGGCCGGGCGATGCAGTTTGTCTATCGATACCATGTCCCGGATCGCCTCGGCACTCGACGTTGAGATTCGCGAGCTTTTCTAA